Proteins from a genomic interval of Planctomycetota bacterium:
- the mamK gene encoding MamK family actin-like protein gives MELDHLKVADKGLAKAFADPTVRSGILYVGMDLGCYKTSIAATNGTREVVYSIVGWPKDPVSRKMLGKDVVFGNEAFQHRLALDTVRPFEKGALKYVESDAAGIPKEKLEKYKQAARELVKHVVSLTRPPKGTLVYGVIGAPARASILNQQALLDACKEVFEAVMIVSEPFAVAYGMNMLEDALVVDIGAGTTDLCRMHGAIPSEEDQITLSVAGDSIDEVAYTLIRKAHPEAQFTINMVREAKERYSFVHDINDKAIVIWPDKHGKPTAYDVTQELKEACRSIVPPIVQGLRQLVSTFDAEFQRRMLQNVILAGGGSQLRGLDRLIEEDLKQYGGGRVTRVQEPVFAGANGALKLATDMPEEYWREVR, from the coding sequence TGGAACTCGATCATTTGAAGGTGGCGGACAAGGGCCTGGCCAAGGCGTTCGCGGATCCCACGGTGCGGTCCGGAATCCTGTACGTGGGCATGGACCTGGGCTGCTACAAGACATCGATCGCGGCGACCAACGGGACGCGCGAGGTCGTCTATTCGATCGTGGGCTGGCCCAAGGACCCCGTCAGCCGCAAGATGCTCGGGAAGGACGTCGTCTTCGGCAACGAGGCGTTCCAGCACCGGCTGGCCCTGGACACGGTGCGTCCCTTCGAGAAGGGGGCGCTCAAGTACGTGGAGAGCGACGCGGCGGGCATTCCCAAGGAGAAGCTCGAGAAATACAAGCAGGCCGCCCGCGAGCTCGTCAAGCACGTGGTGTCCCTGACGCGGCCGCCCAAGGGGACGCTCGTCTACGGCGTCATCGGCGCGCCCGCCCGCGCTTCCATCCTCAACCAGCAGGCCCTTCTAGATGCCTGCAAGGAGGTCTTCGAGGCGGTGATGATCGTGTCGGAGCCTTTCGCCGTGGCGTACGGGATGAACATGCTGGAGGACGCGCTCGTGGTGGACATCGGGGCGGGGACGACGGACCTCTGCCGGATGCACGGCGCCATTCCCTCGGAGGAAGACCAGATTACTCTTTCGGTCGCCGGGGATTCGATCGACGAGGTGGCGTACACCCTGATCCGGAAGGCGCACCCCGAGGCGCAATTCACGATCAACATGGTGCGCGAGGCCAAGGAGCGCTACAGTTTCGTGCACGACATCAACGACAAGGCGATCGTGATCTGGCCGGACAAGCACGGCAAGCCGACGGCCTACGACGTCACCCAAGAGCTCAAGGAGGCGTGCCGTTCCATCGTGCCGCCGATCGTGCAGGGCTTGCGGCAGCTCGTCTCCACGTTCGACGCCGAATTTCAGAGGCGGATGCTCCAGAACGTGATCCTGGCCGGCGGCGGCAGCCAGCTGCGGGGCCTGGACCGGCTGATCGAGGAGGATCTCAAGCAGTACGGCGGCGGGCGGGTGACCCGGGTCCAGGAGCCGGTCTTCGCGGGGGCCAACGGCGCCCTCAAGCTCGCGACCGACATGCCGGAGGAATACTGGAGGGAGGTGCGGTGA